From [Clostridium] symbiosum, a single genomic window includes:
- a CDS encoding MFS transporter, whose translation MVSQQKSTKSIFQVIFSRNFLTLIISYLFACLAFSSVGSEFVTYGTDELGLEAVVVGSIAGMVSMIGLVMRPVTAILVDKFNRKKMLLVGYAMLTLSSIILIFARSVSGLYAAQIVRGVAWALQNSAGFIMVGEVVDKDDLGMAMSVYSMAQVIASSFSAVLILAIANSLGFEASFIATSVFTAISLLLIVSLPYKSKIKEGQEKFVDALKSIRLKNLFSIECLPILVISFAFQFVSIMMGASWVVKFAKTELNIMNAGLFATVANLIMYVTKPYFGRVMDKYGARWCVYASGAGYALACLVMARSTSMTGLIMAAVIYGVLCGGNAMAGRTMAMKRMPLDKQAVASSTVGIGNDIGMTVANIMIPVWAGMFGGYSGVYNIMAAISAAVIIYSAVYGRIYLKKNPENEMQW comes from the coding sequence ATGGTAAGTCAGCAAAAATCAACAAAAAGTATTTTTCAGGTCATTTTTTCACGAAACTTTCTGACACTGATCATAAGCTATCTGTTTGCCTGTCTGGCCTTCTCCAGTGTGGGAAGTGAATTTGTTACATACGGGACGGATGAGCTGGGACTTGAGGCAGTCGTAGTCGGTTCGATTGCCGGCATGGTGTCGATGATCGGTTTAGTAATGCGGCCGGTTACCGCCATTCTGGTAGACAAATTTAACAGGAAAAAAATGTTGTTAGTCGGTTATGCAATGCTGACGCTGTCCAGCATTATCCTGATTTTCGCCAGATCCGTCAGTGGCTTATATGCCGCACAGATTGTACGCGGAGTGGCTTGGGCTTTACAAAACAGTGCCGGTTTTATTATGGTCGGAGAAGTTGTGGATAAGGATGACCTGGGTATGGCAATGTCCGTCTATTCCATGGCGCAGGTCATTGCCTCCAGCTTCAGTGCAGTGCTGATTCTTGCAATTGCAAACAGTCTGGGATTTGAGGCCAGTTTTATTGCGACTTCTGTTTTTACGGCAATATCCCTGCTTCTGATCGTTTCACTTCCGTACAAGTCAAAGATAAAAGAAGGGCAGGAAAAATTTGTGGATGCCTTAAAAAGTATCCGGCTTAAAAATCTGTTTTCCATTGAATGCCTGCCGATCCTGGTAATTTCTTTTGCTTTTCAGTTTGTCAGCATTATGATGGGCGCTTCCTGGGTCGTAAAATTCGCTAAAACGGAGCTTAATATCATGAATGCCGGTCTGTTTGCAACGGTTGCCAACCTGATTATGTATGTAACCAAACCATATTTCGGACGGGTCATGGATAAGTATGGCGCCAGGTGGTGTGTCTATGCATCGGGAGCCGGATACGCCCTGGCCTGTCTGGTGATGGCACGGAGTACTTCCATGACGGGTCTTATCATGGCGGCGGTCATTTATGGAGTGCTCTGCGGCGGAAATGCAATGGCGGGCAGAACAATGGCTATGAAACGGATGCCCTTGGATAAACAGGCGGTTGCCAGCAGCACGGTCGGTATCGGCAATGACATCGGAATGACGGTTGCCAATATTATGATTCCCGTCTGGGCGGGCATGTTCGGCGGATATAGCGGCGTGTACAATATTATGGCGGCAATTTCCGCCGCGGTAATCATCTATAGCGCAGTCTACGGAAGAATTTATTTAAAGAAGAATCCTGAAAACGAAATGCAGTGGTAG
- a CDS encoding response regulator transcription factor gives MRLLVVEDEEDMQEALCYGLRKRGYAVDASGDGADAAELCRINDYDLVVLDLNLPGLDGMEVLNYIHSLNKSTKVLILSARSEISDKIMGLDGGASDYLTKPFHFDELEARIRVLLRRSFIQEEAALKCGNLVLNTNSKTVSYDGRPVELSMREFAILEYLMAGMGRPISAEELLEHVWDSEADPFSNQVKVYISVIRRKLQAVTGKEIIRSIRGAGYVIDREEEPC, from the coding sequence ATGAGGCTTTTAGTTGTAGAGGATGAGGAGGATATGCAGGAGGCGCTGTGCTACGGCCTCAGAAAGCGCGGCTATGCGGTGGATGCATCGGGCGACGGCGCGGATGCCGCGGAACTTTGCCGGATTAATGATTATGATCTGGTGGTTCTTGATTTAAACCTTCCCGGCCTGGATGGGATGGAAGTGCTTAACTATATCCACTCTTTGAATAAATCCACAAAAGTGCTGATTCTGTCCGCCCGCTCTGAGATTTCAGATAAGATTATGGGCCTGGACGGCGGAGCCAGCGATTATCTCACCAAACCGTTTCACTTTGACGAGCTGGAGGCGCGCATCCGTGTGCTGCTGCGCCGCTCCTTTATCCAGGAGGAGGCTGCCCTGAAATGCGGGAACCTTGTTTTGAATACAAACTCAAAGACCGTGAGCTATGACGGCCGTCCGGTGGAATTATCCATGAGGGAATTTGCCATCCTGGAATACCTGATGGCGGGAATGGGACGGCCAATCAGTGCGGAGGAGCTGCTGGAGCATGTGTGGGACAGCGAGGCCGATCCGTTTTCCAATCAGGTTAAGGTTTACATCAGCGTGATACGGCGCAAGCTTCAGGCGGTTACCGGGAAAGAGATTATACGGAGCATCCGGGGGGCCGGATACGTGATTGACAGGGAGGAGGAGCCATGTTGA
- a CDS encoding valine--tRNA ligase, with the protein MVKNKTTFALAVAAVTTMSMAFSAFAAEKEYKETAAAPAKSATCDYSIAAKDLDGKTEISLSELKKDKDGNFYAVAPDGTKITISTTRPEQGGNDDIIVSFVPKEDSGK; encoded by the coding sequence ATGGTAAAAAACAAAACTACATTCGCCCTGGCTGTCGCAGCCGTTACAACGATGTCGATGGCATTTTCCGCATTTGCAGCAGAGAAGGAGTATAAGGAGACCGCGGCGGCGCCTGCAAAGTCGGCTACCTGCGATTACAGTATCGCCGCAAAGGATCTGGACGGCAAAACGGAAATTTCCTTATCCGAACTTAAGAAGGATAAAGACGGTAATTTCTATGCAGTCGCACCGGACGGTACGAAAATCACCATCTCCACAACCAGGCCGGAACAGGGGGGGAACGATGATATCATAGTAAGTTTTGTGCCGAAGGAGGATTCCGGCAAATAA
- a CDS encoding alpha/beta fold hydrolase encodes MEWKKFPNDFTKQYSNISSEHPYETLLTGGYQGTMETENGMHQYWVYFPEGMEYSCKHLVLLVPNSESVDAFLERTGWIEISMKEKLLLLMAGSNEDPWLTDGEAASRLVSLNRVRNDRTYMDTQRAFSYFAAYGEGAEHGHRYVSANPAIYASAAFFGKIVMSRDELEKEGEKGTAASDIPKREVACPVCFIGLRELYPEYVIRYWRRADKTEEKAYQQDNMTVWLPDAAQHGSSVDHQPVARVAWLDTELFGKDVSQKVWERFLSKTVRATGILNDDLHPYRTEEQWGIRRKEIQIDGFRRHWYEYIPERLAVLADDKIPVVVFFHGGSASALSGLYSHEWVQTARERGFILAMPTGTMRKQENVMPHPAWNAAGLSDHMDDEKLIRHMLADIQSRYPVDPGRIYACGHSMGAAMAQRAALAMPDIFAAAASNSGVVTGGFMGNFDTPGVRTDIPVPIWIQMGEKDVGGGTLLNNTNAARTVHYWVTRYQLSDEDTPDCWRTGRYLNREWKTEGGVPMVRYTTTLEKPHAITPQDPWFYYDEFFCRFSKGENGELYYKGKLVTDKNGTRL; translated from the coding sequence ATGGAATGGAAAAAATTCCCCAATGATTTCACAAAACAGTATTCAAATATATCTTCGGAGCACCCTTATGAGACGCTTCTGACCGGCGGTTACCAGGGGACGATGGAAACAGAAAACGGAATGCATCAATACTGGGTTTATTTCCCCGAAGGCATGGAATACAGCTGTAAACATCTGGTACTGCTGGTTCCCAATTCTGAGAGTGTGGATGCGTTTTTGGAAAGAACCGGATGGATAGAAATTTCCATGAAGGAAAAACTTCTTCTCCTGATGGCGGGAAGTAATGAAGATCCGTGGCTGACCGACGGGGAGGCCGCGTCCCGGCTGGTATCATTAAATCGGGTAAGAAACGACAGGACCTATATGGATACGCAAAGGGCGTTCAGCTATTTTGCAGCATACGGTGAGGGCGCGGAGCATGGACACCGTTATGTGAGTGCAAATCCTGCCATCTATGCATCAGCGGCTTTTTTCGGCAAAATCGTGATGAGCCGGGATGAACTTGAGAAGGAGGGCGAAAAAGGGACTGCGGCTTCAGACATTCCGAAAAGAGAAGTAGCTTGCCCGGTATGTTTTATTGGCCTTCGGGAATTGTATCCTGAGTATGTAATCCGCTATTGGCGCCGTGCCGATAAAACGGAAGAAAAAGCTTACCAGCAGGACAATATGACCGTATGGCTTCCCGATGCGGCACAGCACGGTTCTTCGGTCGACCACCAGCCGGTTGCGCGCGTAGCGTGGCTGGATACGGAATTGTTTGGAAAGGATGTGAGTCAAAAAGTATGGGAGCGCTTCTTGTCTAAAACAGTCCGGGCCACCGGAATACTGAATGACGACCTCCATCCTTACCGCACGGAAGAGCAATGGGGAATCAGGCGGAAGGAAATTCAGATAGACGGTTTCAGACGCCATTGGTACGAATATATTCCGGAACGGCTTGCCGTTTTGGCGGATGATAAAATTCCTGTGGTCGTATTTTTTCATGGCGGCTCTGCCAGCGCCCTCAGTGGTCTTTACTCTCATGAATGGGTGCAGACGGCCAGGGAAAGGGGTTTTATCCTGGCTATGCCGACGGGAACTATGCGGAAACAGGAAAATGTAATGCCGCATCCGGCCTGGAATGCAGCCGGGCTTTCGGATCATATGGATGATGAGAAATTGATCCGCCATATGTTAGCTGATATCCAATCGCGGTATCCGGTGGATCCGGGACGGATTTACGCCTGCGGACACTCCATGGGCGCAGCCATGGCCCAGCGTGCAGCACTTGCCATGCCGGATATCTTTGCAGCGGCAGCCAGCAACTCCGGCGTCGTTACAGGCGGTTTTATGGGAAATTTCGATACCCCTGGTGTCCGTACCGATATTCCTGTCCCCATATGGATTCAGATGGGAGAAAAAGATGTAGGAGGCGGCACTCTTTTAAATAATACCAATGCCGCAAGAACGGTTCATTACTGGGTAACGAGGTATCAACTTTCGGACGAGGATACACCGGATTGCTGGAGAACCGGCAGATATTTAAACCGGGAGTGGAAAACAGAAGGCGGTGTACCTATGGTACGGTATACTACTACGCTGGAAAAGCCGCATGCAATAACGCCTCAGGATCCCTGGTTCTATTACGATGAATTTTTCTGCCGTTTTTCAAAGGGGGAAAATGGGGAGTTGTATTACAAAGGAAAACTTGTAACAGATAAAAACGGCACAAGATTATAA
- a CDS encoding HAMP domain-containing sensor histidine kinase — protein sequence MLKRLSLRMRLTLLSAMVMAGVAVILTSMFLFGADRIFVQDLPNQITYEPKDMTISTEISNKSGAEDMQAIIFTVKEAGNRFNLWGLAGLVLMLVFGTGATWFMAGRVLKPLGDLSNTIEEISGNDLSRRVDTEIQDRQDEIGRLALSFNHMMDKVSASFERQKRFSASAAHELKTPLATILVNLEVMEMDGQTPPARTEKVLSVVRTNTERMIRLTDDLFRLTSDKDSEMGEEVLLEEAVAIAVDELSPLLKEKHLTVTVQDLSGIKMTGNRVMIYRAMSNLIENAAKYNRDGGMIRVTAEAAEHDIKIKIKDTGIGIPAEDLPHIFEPFYRVDRSRSRVVGGAGLGLSLVRDIVEKHGGKIEIKSIPGEWTEITVVFPV from the coding sequence ATGTTGAAAAGATTATCGCTTCGCATGAGGCTGACTCTTTTGTCGGCCATGGTGATGGCCGGAGTGGCTGTTATATTGACCAGTATGTTTCTGTTCGGCGCCGACCGGATCTTTGTGCAGGATTTGCCGAATCAGATTACATATGAGCCAAAGGATATGACGATTTCCACGGAAATCAGCAATAAGAGCGGGGCGGAAGACATGCAGGCCATCATATTCACGGTAAAAGAGGCGGGAAACCGGTTTAATCTGTGGGGGCTGGCCGGCCTTGTTCTGATGCTTGTTTTCGGAACGGGCGCAACATGGTTTATGGCAGGCCGGGTACTGAAACCGCTGGGGGATTTGTCAAATACAATCGAAGAGATCAGCGGTAACGATTTATCGCGGCGCGTGGATACAGAGATACAGGACAGGCAGGACGAGATCGGACGGCTGGCGCTGTCTTTTAACCATATGATGGATAAGGTCAGCGCCTCGTTTGAACGGCAGAAACGTTTTTCGGCCAGCGCGGCCCATGAGCTGAAGACGCCGCTTGCAACGATTCTGGTGAATCTGGAGGTAATGGAGATGGACGGGCAGACGCCTCCGGCACGGACGGAGAAGGTTCTGTCCGTGGTCAGGACGAATACGGAGCGGATGATACGGCTGACGGATGATCTGTTCCGGCTGACATCCGATAAGGACAGTGAGATGGGGGAGGAAGTGCTTTTGGAAGAAGCGGTTGCGATTGCGGTGGATGAACTGTCGCCTCTGCTGAAGGAAAAGCATCTCACGGTAACGGTCCAGGACCTGTCAGGGATTAAAATGACAGGAAACCGCGTAATGATTTACCGGGCGATGAGCAATCTGATAGAAAATGCGGCGAAGTATAACCGTGATGGCGGCATGATCCGTGTCACGGCGGAGGCTGCGGAACACGATATTAAGATAAAAATAAAAGATACGGGGATCGGAATTCCCGCGGAGGATCTGCCCCATATTTTTGAGCCGTTTTACCGCGTTGACCGTTCGCGTTCCCGTGTGGTGGGCGGGGCCGGCCTGGGACTTTCCCTGGTGCGGGACATTGTTGAAAAACATGGAGGAAAGATAGAGATAAAAAGCATACCCGGCGAATGGACGGAGATTACGGTTGTATTTCCGGTTTGA